In Rhodococcus sp. OK302, one genomic interval encodes:
- the pruA gene encoding L-glutamate gamma-semialdehyde dehydrogenase yields MDGVTAVPIPVNEPVHSYVPGSPERARLRSALSSVSSERIEIPHVIGGSEVRGAGVSVDVVEPHRHAHVLGTFRNGTGEDAAVAIDAATVAAPGWRELSFDDRAAVILRAADLLSGPWRERIAAATMLGQSKSVQQAEIDAPCELVDFWRFNVHFARQILAEQPQSSPGVWNRMDYRPLEGFVYAITPFNFTAIAGNLPTAPALMGNTVLWKPSPTQTVAAYWTMKLLEEAGLPPGVINLVTGDGPDISAVALRDRRLAGIHFTGSTRTFQSLWSQVGANIGDYAGYPRLVGETGGKDFVVAHPSADPAILKTALIRGAYEYQGQKCSAASRAYIPRSLWAVMREEFLEEVDGITYGDVTDLENFGGAVIDRRAFDKSVAAIGRAHATPGIDVVVGGKSDDSVGYFVRPTVLLVDDPRDEAMTTEYFGPILSIHVYDDNAPDAFARILSEADSAAPYALTGSIFATVRGAVAQATDALRFTAGNFYVNDKPSGAVVGQQPFGGARASGTNDKAGSPLNLMRWVSARTVKETFVAPVDYRYPHMEPEP; encoded by the coding sequence ATGGACGGCGTTACCGCAGTTCCGATTCCGGTCAATGAACCGGTTCATTCCTACGTGCCGGGCAGTCCGGAGCGTGCTCGGCTTCGATCGGCCTTGAGCAGTGTGTCCAGTGAACGCATCGAGATCCCGCACGTGATCGGCGGCTCCGAAGTGCGTGGAGCAGGCGTATCTGTGGATGTCGTCGAGCCTCACCGGCACGCGCATGTACTGGGCACGTTCCGCAACGGCACCGGTGAGGATGCTGCTGTTGCCATCGACGCGGCGACAGTCGCTGCACCGGGTTGGCGTGAACTTTCGTTTGACGACAGAGCTGCGGTGATTCTGCGGGCCGCAGACCTACTCTCGGGTCCGTGGCGTGAACGAATCGCGGCAGCAACCATGCTGGGCCAGTCGAAGTCGGTGCAACAGGCCGAGATTGACGCGCCCTGCGAGCTGGTGGACTTCTGGCGATTCAACGTGCACTTTGCTCGCCAGATCCTGGCTGAGCAGCCGCAGTCGTCGCCCGGAGTCTGGAACCGGATGGACTATCGGCCGTTGGAAGGGTTTGTGTACGCGATTACGCCGTTCAATTTCACCGCCATTGCGGGCAACCTCCCGACTGCTCCGGCGCTGATGGGAAACACTGTTCTGTGGAAGCCGTCGCCCACGCAGACGGTCGCGGCGTACTGGACGATGAAACTGCTCGAAGAAGCCGGACTGCCGCCCGGGGTGATCAATCTGGTGACCGGGGACGGGCCGGATATTTCTGCAGTGGCACTGCGGGATCGGCGTCTGGCCGGCATTCACTTCACCGGTTCCACCCGAACTTTCCAGTCCTTGTGGTCGCAGGTAGGTGCGAACATCGGGGATTACGCGGGCTATCCACGACTGGTGGGGGAGACCGGCGGAAAGGACTTTGTGGTTGCTCATCCGTCGGCGGATCCTGCGATTCTGAAAACGGCTCTGATCCGGGGAGCGTACGAATATCAAGGTCAGAAGTGTTCGGCCGCTTCCCGTGCCTACATTCCGCGAAGTCTGTGGGCGGTGATGCGTGAGGAATTCCTCGAAGAAGTGGACGGAATCACCTACGGCGACGTGACGGATCTCGAGAACTTCGGGGGCGCAGTCATTGATCGTCGGGCATTCGACAAGAGCGTGGCGGCAATCGGGCGGGCTCACGCAACGCCGGGCATCGACGTTGTTGTCGGCGGAAAATCCGACGACAGTGTCGGCTATTTTGTTCGCCCCACGGTATTGCTGGTGGACGATCCACGCGACGAGGCGATGACGACGGAGTACTTCGGGCCGATCCTCTCGATTCATGTCTACGACGACAACGCACCGGACGCATTTGCGCGGATCCTGTCGGAAGCAGATTCCGCGGCCCCGTATGCACTGACCGGATCGATATTTGCCACAGTTCGCGGTGCCGTAGCGCAGGCAACAGATGCTTTGCGATTTACGGCCGGAAATTTCTACGTCAACGACAAGCCCAGCGGGGCAGTGGTGGGGCAGCAACCGTTCGGTGGTGCCCGTGCGTCCGGCACCAACGACAAAGCGGGCTCCCCGCTCAACTTGATGCGGTGGGTGTCGGCTCGAACGGT
- a CDS encoding cyclase family protein gives MTTLNELLAKIGTQSIEIIDLTAPLSSTTPVLSLPEPFANTIAATLEPVSNFDDDGPMWSWNNLHTGEHTGTHLDAPTHWVSGRDGLSVDQIPPNRLIGPVAVIDVTAQVEQDPDFLLEPEHIEAWEAENGPLPEGAWLILRTGWGSRAGNPESFANADDNGPHTPGISSAAAKLLAESSPITGFGVETVGIDAGGAGGFEPMFPAHYYLLGNDKYGLTQLQNVDKLPTLGAVLVVSPLPIVGGTGSPARVFAFVEHS, from the coding sequence ATGACGACACTCAACGAACTGCTCGCGAAAATCGGCACCCAGTCCATCGAGATCATCGACCTCACGGCCCCGTTGAGTTCCACGACCCCGGTGCTGTCATTGCCGGAGCCGTTCGCGAACACGATCGCCGCAACACTCGAACCTGTGAGCAATTTCGACGACGACGGCCCGATGTGGAGTTGGAATAACCTGCACACCGGCGAGCACACCGGCACCCACCTGGACGCGCCGACGCATTGGGTGAGCGGCCGCGACGGTCTCAGCGTCGATCAGATTCCGCCCAATCGGTTGATCGGCCCGGTAGCCGTCATCGACGTCACCGCCCAGGTGGAGCAAGACCCGGACTTCTTGCTCGAACCCGAGCACATCGAGGCGTGGGAAGCGGAGAACGGCCCGCTGCCCGAGGGCGCGTGGCTGATTCTGCGCACCGGGTGGGGCTCGCGGGCCGGGAATCCGGAAAGCTTTGCCAACGCCGACGACAACGGTCCGCACACCCCGGGAATTTCGTCGGCTGCAGCCAAATTGCTGGCCGAATCGAGTCCCATCACCGGCTTCGGCGTGGAGACGGTCGGAATCGACGCGGGTGGCGCCGGCGGTTTCGAGCCGATGTTCCCGGCGCATTACTACCTGCTCGGCAACGACAAATACGGACTCACACAGTTGCAGAACGTCGACAAACTGCCGACCCTCGGCGCCGTGCTGGTGGTCTCACCGCTGCCGATCGTCGGCGGAACCGGCAGTCCGGCACGCGTATTCGCCTTCGTGGAGCACTCATGA
- a CDS encoding thiamine pyrophosphate-binding protein — protein sequence MNNSVADVVGRTLAELGVGYAFGVVGSGNFTVTNALRRHGVQFAAARHEGGAATMADAYSRMSGTVAVVTTHQGCGLTNALTGITEAAKSRTPLIVLTADTAGAAVQSNFKIDQDALARSVGAVAERVHSAESAVADTVRAYRTAVSERRTVVLNLPLDVQDQSAAASATLPKIPAPQNIRPDSDTLEQFLTLLAAAQRPVFVAGRGARDAGPEISELARRTGALVATSAVANGLFESDPFSLGISGGFSSPHSAKLIAGADLVVGWGCALNMWTMRQGTLIGADAVVVQIDVDVSALGAHRPIDLGIIGDSAATATDVLEALDKVPTRIGYRTESVSDSIASQSKWRTVPFDDLSTETTIDPRALSIQLDTILPAERTVSVDSGNFMGYPSAYLTVPDHFGFCFTQAFQSIGLGLASAIGTALAQPDRLPVAALGDGGFLMGISELETVVRLKLPLVIVIYNDSAYGAEVHHFTAPEMDRSIVTFPETDLAAIARGYGAEGVTVRTSEDLDAVRNWVDGSRDRPLVIDAKVSSDGGSWWLAEAFKGH from the coding sequence ATGAACAACTCGGTTGCCGACGTCGTCGGACGCACCCTCGCAGAACTCGGTGTCGGGTACGCATTCGGCGTAGTCGGCAGCGGTAACTTCACCGTCACCAATGCGCTACGGCGGCACGGAGTTCAATTTGCTGCAGCCCGCCACGAAGGCGGGGCTGCCACGATGGCCGACGCCTACTCGCGGATGTCTGGAACCGTCGCCGTAGTCACCACGCATCAAGGTTGCGGTCTGACCAATGCGTTGACCGGCATCACCGAAGCTGCGAAGAGTCGGACACCGTTGATCGTGCTGACTGCCGATACCGCCGGCGCCGCAGTACAATCCAATTTCAAGATCGACCAGGACGCCCTCGCGCGTAGCGTCGGCGCGGTTGCCGAGCGAGTGCACAGCGCGGAGTCCGCTGTCGCCGATACCGTCCGCGCGTATCGCACTGCAGTGTCCGAACGACGCACGGTTGTATTGAATCTTCCGCTCGATGTTCAAGATCAGAGCGCTGCCGCCTCGGCAACCTTGCCGAAAATACCGGCACCCCAAAATATTCGGCCCGATTCCGATACCTTGGAGCAGTTTCTCACCCTGCTGGCCGCTGCGCAGCGCCCCGTATTCGTTGCCGGCCGTGGTGCCCGCGACGCCGGGCCGGAGATTTCAGAACTCGCCCGTCGTACGGGGGCATTGGTCGCAACTTCTGCTGTGGCCAACGGATTGTTCGAATCGGATCCGTTCTCGCTCGGCATCTCCGGAGGGTTCTCCTCGCCGCACAGTGCGAAGTTGATCGCGGGCGCCGACCTCGTGGTCGGGTGGGGTTGTGCCTTGAACATGTGGACTATGCGGCAGGGCACCCTGATCGGCGCCGACGCTGTAGTTGTGCAAATCGATGTGGATGTCTCGGCGCTGGGCGCCCACCGGCCGATCGATCTGGGCATCATCGGCGACAGTGCCGCCACTGCTACCGATGTGTTGGAGGCCCTGGACAAAGTCCCGACCCGAATCGGCTACCGCACCGAGAGTGTGAGTGATTCGATTGCATCGCAGTCGAAGTGGAGAACCGTACCCTTTGACGACCTCTCCACCGAGACCACGATCGACCCCCGCGCACTGTCAATCCAGCTCGACACAATTCTCCCGGCCGAGCGCACCGTATCCGTGGATTCCGGAAACTTCATGGGCTACCCGAGCGCTTATCTGACGGTGCCCGATCACTTCGGGTTCTGCTTCACGCAGGCCTTCCAATCCATCGGTCTCGGCCTGGCCTCCGCGATCGGGACTGCGTTGGCGCAACCTGATCGTCTACCCGTCGCAGCCCTCGGCGACGGCGGTTTCCTGATGGGCATTTCGGAACTCGAAACCGTTGTCCGCCTGAAACTTCCCCTGGTGATCGTGATCTACAACGACAGCGCCTACGGTGCCGAGGTCCATCACTTCACGGCTCCCGAGATGGACCGTTCGATAGTGACCTTCCCGGAAACCGACCTCGCGGCAATCGCCCGCGGTTACGGCGCCGAAGGTGTCACCGTCCGCACCTCGGAAGATCTTGATGCGGTACGCAACTGGGTAGACGGCTCACGTGATCGACCCCTCGTCATTGATGCGAAGGTCAGCAGCGACGGTGGATCCTGGTGGTTGGCGGAGGCGTTCAAGGGCCATTGA
- a CDS encoding cyclophilin-like fold protein has translation MRQKFVIAGTVAIVLAVTGCTTSVEHSTPNSTIPAAASLSSSASSSADPAIEVGRAEGTVVRFTSGDTAIDVTIESDNPTARDFLTILPLTLSVEEFAGREKVSRLPRKLETDRSSESDPENGDLIYYAPWGSLGFYYDADGIGYSDQTIHLGTYGAAAAQLSRLESGDVTAEVIHQAPLFNGP, from the coding sequence ATGCGACAGAAGTTTGTCATCGCCGGAACAGTGGCAATCGTGTTGGCCGTCACCGGATGCACGACATCGGTTGAACACTCCACCCCGAATTCGACGATTCCGGCTGCCGCATCGCTTTCTTCGTCCGCGAGCAGTTCTGCCGACCCGGCAATCGAGGTGGGCAGGGCCGAAGGGACCGTCGTGCGCTTCACCTCGGGTGATACTGCAATCGACGTCACGATCGAATCCGATAATCCCACTGCCCGTGACTTCCTCACGATACTTCCACTGACCTTGTCGGTCGAAGAATTCGCAGGCCGGGAGAAGGTCAGCCGTCTGCCCCGGAAACTGGAGACAGACCGCTCGTCTGAATCCGACCCCGAGAACGGAGATCTCATCTATTACGCACCGTGGGGGAGCCTCGGCTTCTACTATGACGCTGACGGCATCGGCTACTCGGATCAGACCATTCACCTGGGCACTTATGGCGCAGCCGCAGCGCAACTGAGCCGCCTCGAGAGTGGAGATGTCACCGCCGAGGTGATCCACCAAGCCCCGCTTTTCAATGGCCCTTGA
- a CDS encoding NAD(P)-dependent alcohol dehydrogenase — MHTVTAYAAPSATEPLVRTHIERRDVGPSDVLIEIKYAGICHSDIHTVRGDWGPQNYPLAPGHEIAGIVTEVGSAVTKHAVGDRVGVGCMVNSCRECVHCRGGEEQYCREGNIGTYGSVDRDGTITQGGYSTHVVVDENFVLRVPVSIDFAAAAPLLCAGITTYSPLKHWGAGPGKKVAIVGMGGLGHMAVQIAHALGADVTVLSQTLSKKDDGVRLGADHYYATSDPTTFTDLADTFDLIVNTVSAHIDISAYLRLLTLDGTLVNVGAPSEPLPVDVFSLILGRRSFAGSAIGGIRETQEMLDFCAEHGIAPETELIAADQINDAYERVLTSDVRYRFVIDTVTIR; from the coding sequence ATGCACACCGTCACCGCTTACGCCGCCCCGTCCGCAACCGAACCCCTTGTCCGAACACACATCGAACGCCGCGACGTCGGCCCGAGTGACGTGCTCATCGAAATCAAGTACGCCGGAATCTGCCACTCGGACATCCACACCGTCCGCGGCGACTGGGGTCCCCAGAACTACCCCCTCGCTCCCGGCCACGAAATCGCCGGCATCGTCACCGAAGTGGGTTCGGCCGTCACCAAGCATGCCGTCGGTGATCGAGTGGGTGTCGGCTGCATGGTCAACTCGTGCCGCGAATGCGTCCACTGCCGTGGCGGCGAAGAGCAGTACTGCCGCGAAGGCAATATCGGGACCTACGGCAGCGTGGACCGCGACGGCACCATCACCCAGGGCGGATACTCCACCCACGTCGTTGTGGACGAAAACTTCGTCCTCCGCGTTCCGGTGAGCATCGACTTCGCCGCGGCCGCCCCACTGCTGTGCGCCGGCATCACCACCTACTCACCACTCAAACACTGGGGCGCCGGCCCCGGCAAGAAAGTTGCGATCGTGGGGATGGGCGGACTCGGCCACATGGCCGTCCAGATCGCACACGCGCTCGGTGCCGACGTCACCGTCCTGTCCCAGACCCTGAGCAAGAAGGACGACGGTGTGCGTCTCGGCGCAGATCACTACTACGCCACCAGTGACCCGACAACGTTCACCGATCTCGCAGACACCTTCGATCTGATCGTGAACACCGTCAGCGCACACATCGATATCAGCGCCTACCTCCGGTTGCTCACTCTCGACGGCACTCTGGTGAACGTCGGCGCACCGTCGGAACCGCTTCCGGTGGACGTGTTTTCGCTGATCCTGGGGCGCCGCTCCTTCGCCGGGTCAGCGATCGGCGGTATTCGAGAGACCCAGGAAATGCTCGACTTCTGCGCCGAGCACGGCATCGCCCCCGAAACCGAACTCATCGCCGCCGATCAGATCAACGATGCCTACGAACGCGTCCTTACCTCCGATGTTCGGTACCGGTTCGTCATCGACACCGTGACCATCCGGTAG
- a CDS encoding MFS transporter, translating into MLAQSASVDPHTPMPAKLVDSSYPSGRLPLQALLVMALMGFILITTETMPAGLLPHIAGGLNVSEGAAGQLVSAYALGTVVLTIPAIAFTRGMRRKPVFLVGILGFLIANTITVFSPDIAATLIARFAAGAFSGLVWGMLAGYARRITAPELAGRALTIASIGTPLGLAIGTPFGSWLGTTFDWRWSFGVLSVLTIVTAVLALTIVPDAPGQRAESRVPLGQVFAIPGVTVILVVIFAWMLAHNTVYTYIASYLRTANVSISVDVALMVFGVSALIGIAITGVLIDRVPRPLILGSLSLFLTAGAVFAVGSQSPAAVLVAVVLWGVAFGGAAPQLQTAISAASGENADIANSLLGVAFNVAIFSAGVLGAVLVSTFDGMALPFLMIGLAAIAVSIVFTARRAAFPAR; encoded by the coding sequence GTGCTAGCGCAATCCGCTTCCGTCGACCCGCACACGCCGATGCCGGCCAAGCTTGTGGACTCGTCGTATCCCAGCGGCCGCCTACCGTTGCAGGCGCTGCTCGTCATGGCGCTCATGGGGTTCATCCTCATCACCACCGAAACCATGCCCGCCGGGCTGTTGCCGCACATTGCGGGCGGCCTGAACGTCTCCGAAGGAGCCGCAGGACAGCTGGTCAGTGCCTACGCTCTGGGTACCGTGGTCCTCACCATCCCGGCGATAGCGTTCACCCGCGGCATGCGACGCAAACCGGTGTTCCTCGTCGGCATCCTGGGATTCCTGATCGCCAACACCATCACCGTGTTCTCCCCGGATATCGCGGCGACGTTGATCGCGAGGTTCGCAGCCGGCGCTTTCTCCGGTCTGGTGTGGGGAATGCTCGCAGGATACGCACGCCGCATCACCGCCCCCGAACTTGCCGGGCGAGCTCTCACCATTGCTTCGATCGGCACACCCCTCGGCTTGGCCATCGGAACGCCTTTCGGATCGTGGCTGGGTACGACATTCGACTGGCGCTGGTCTTTCGGAGTTCTCTCCGTATTGACGATTGTCACCGCCGTCCTCGCCCTGACGATCGTTCCCGATGCCCCGGGACAACGTGCAGAATCACGCGTCCCTCTCGGGCAGGTGTTTGCCATTCCCGGCGTCACCGTCATCCTCGTCGTCATTTTTGCGTGGATGCTGGCGCACAACACGGTCTACACCTACATCGCGTCCTATCTACGGACCGCGAATGTGTCGATCTCGGTAGACGTGGCTCTGATGGTGTTCGGGGTTTCAGCGCTGATCGGCATCGCGATCACCGGCGTCCTCATCGACCGCGTCCCTCGGCCACTGATTTTGGGTAGCCTCTCCCTCTTCCTCACTGCGGGTGCGGTTTTCGCTGTCGGAAGCCAGTCGCCCGCTGCGGTGCTCGTCGCCGTTGTTCTCTGGGGAGTCGCCTTCGGCGGCGCGGCGCCACAGCTGCAAACAGCCATCAGCGCAGCAAGCGGAGAAAACGCAGACATCGCCAACTCTCTGCTCGGGGTCGCGTTCAACGTCGCCATCTTCTCGGCCGGAGTCCTGGGAGCGGTACTCGTGAGCACCTTCGACGGAATGGCCTTGCCTTTCCTCATGATCGGGCTCGCCGCAATCGCCGTCTCCATCGTCTTCACTGCCCGCCGCGCAGCATTTCCCGCCCGATAG
- a CDS encoding helix-turn-helix transcriptional regulator: MDNRAEVREFLTSRRALVTPEQVGLPAGTNRRVEGLRRSEVATLAGVSIEYYTRIERGAISGASPEVLDSLAKALRLDDAERAHLFDLAHAASPVARPPRRRNSKTWVPHQSLQWSLDAITAGPAFVRNGRMDILAVNMLARAFYGDVYDMPGQPPNIARFTFLDERARDFYPDWELFAEVTVAILRTEAARDPHNKELHDLIGELSTRCEDFRRRWSAHNVRHHGTGSKTFHHPVVGELTLAYEGLEMAAEPGLTLTIYTAEPGSGSEQALRLLASWAASEYGAPVPTSPAKESTGH; the protein is encoded by the coding sequence ATGGACAATCGAGCGGAAGTCCGAGAATTCCTGACCTCGCGTCGTGCCCTGGTCACTCCGGAACAGGTCGGACTCCCAGCGGGAACCAATCGGCGGGTCGAGGGGCTTCGCCGCAGCGAGGTTGCGACGCTGGCCGGCGTGAGCATCGAGTACTACACACGCATAGAACGCGGCGCGATCAGCGGCGCCTCACCCGAGGTCCTCGACAGTCTCGCCAAGGCGTTGCGCCTCGACGACGCCGAGCGTGCGCATCTGTTCGATCTTGCCCATGCAGCAAGTCCCGTGGCCAGGCCGCCGCGGCGCCGCAATTCGAAAACGTGGGTCCCGCACCAGAGTTTGCAGTGGTCCCTCGACGCGATCACCGCCGGCCCCGCATTCGTCCGCAACGGACGCATGGACATCCTTGCTGTCAACATGCTGGCCCGTGCGTTCTACGGGGACGTCTACGACATGCCGGGCCAGCCGCCGAACATCGCTCGATTCACCTTCCTCGACGAGCGGGCACGCGACTTCTACCCGGACTGGGAACTCTTTGCCGAGGTGACGGTCGCCATCTTGCGCACCGAAGCCGCCCGCGACCCACACAACAAGGAACTTCACGACCTTATCGGTGAGCTCAGCACCCGTTGCGAAGACTTTCGTCGTCGGTGGAGCGCACACAATGTCCGTCACCACGGCACCGGTTCCAAGACATTCCACCACCCCGTCGTCGGTGAACTCACCCTCGCGTACGAGGGGCTCGAGATGGCGGCCGAACCCGGCCTGACACTGACCATCTACACCGCAGAGCCGGGCTCCGGATCCGAACAAGCGCTGCGACTGCTCGCCTCATGGGCTGCCAGCGAATATGGTGCTCCGGTTCCCACTTCGCCGGCAAAGGAATCTACCGGCCACTGA
- the dapC gene encoding succinyldiaminopimelate transaminase, which translates to MSRTPVAAGLPDFPWDSLADVTAKAHAHPDGIVNLSVGTPVDPVDPVIREALASVAEVPGYPTTHGTLALREAVAESLDRRYNIPDIDPAAVLPAIGTKEMIAWLPTLLGLGADDLVVIPELAYPTYEVAAKLAGARIIRADGLNKLGPESASLIFVNSPSNPTGKVLGLEHLQKVVAWARERGAIVVSDECYLGLTWESDALSILDPRVNDGDLTGLLAVHSLSKTSNLASYRAGFVTGDPALVAELLEVRKHAGMILPLPIQAAMEAALGDDLHENVQRERYRERRSVLLDAVRGAGFTVDNSEAGLYLWATRGEACRDTVAWFADRGILVAPGEFYGPSGSKHVRIALTATDERIAAAAKRLTA; encoded by the coding sequence TTGTCTCGTACTCCGGTTGCTGCCGGGCTTCCCGATTTTCCGTGGGATTCGCTGGCAGATGTCACGGCCAAGGCACACGCGCATCCCGACGGCATCGTGAATTTGTCGGTGGGTACACCGGTCGACCCGGTTGATCCGGTGATCCGGGAAGCTCTGGCATCCGTTGCAGAGGTCCCGGGTTACCCGACTACGCACGGAACTCTCGCTCTGCGTGAGGCTGTTGCCGAGTCACTCGATCGCCGCTACAACATTCCGGATATCGATCCGGCAGCCGTGCTGCCGGCCATCGGTACCAAGGAAATGATCGCGTGGCTGCCGACGCTCTTGGGCCTCGGTGCCGACGACCTCGTTGTCATTCCGGAGTTGGCGTACCCCACGTACGAGGTCGCTGCGAAGTTGGCCGGCGCACGGATCATTCGCGCCGACGGACTGAACAAACTCGGTCCCGAATCTGCATCGCTGATCTTCGTGAATTCGCCGTCCAACCCCACCGGCAAGGTGCTCGGCCTCGAACACCTGCAGAAGGTTGTGGCGTGGGCACGCGAGCGAGGCGCCATCGTCGTCTCCGACGAGTGCTACCTCGGCCTGACCTGGGAATCGGATGCACTGTCCATTCTCGATCCACGCGTCAACGACGGTGACCTGACCGGCCTTCTGGCCGTGCATTCACTGTCCAAGACCTCGAACCTGGCGAGCTACCGCGCAGGTTTTGTCACCGGAGATCCGGCTTTGGTCGCGGAACTTCTCGAAGTCCGCAAGCACGCCGGAATGATTCTGCCGCTGCCCATTCAGGCTGCGATGGAAGCTGCACTCGGCGACGATCTGCACGAGAACGTGCAACGTGAGCGTTACCGCGAACGTCGAAGCGTGTTGCTCGACGCCGTTCGCGGTGCCGGATTCACCGTCGATAATTCCGAGGCCGGCCTCTACCTGTGGGCTACTCGCGGTGAGGCCTGCCGAGACACGGTTGCGTGGTTCGCTGATCGCGGCATCCTGGTCGCTCCCGGTGAGTTCTACGGACCGAGCGGAAGCAAGCATGTACGAATCGCATTGACGGCTACCGATGAGCGGATTGCCGCTGCGGCAAAGCGACTCACGGCGTAG
- the fdxA gene encoding ferredoxin, translating to MTYTIAEPCVDVLDKACIEECPVDCIYEGGRMLYIHPDECVDCGACEPVCPVEAIFYEDDVPEQWSPYISANVDFFDNLGSPGGAAKLGKVDYDTPFIKALPPMGEE from the coding sequence GTGACCTACACGATTGCTGAACCGTGTGTAGATGTGTTGGACAAGGCTTGTATCGAGGAATGCCCTGTCGACTGCATCTACGAGGGTGGGCGCATGCTCTACATCCACCCCGACGAATGTGTCGACTGCGGCGCGTGTGAACCTGTCTGTCCCGTCGAAGCGATCTTCTACGAAGACGACGTTCCCGAGCAGTGGAGCCCATACATCAGCGCCAATGTCGATTTCTTCGACAACCTCGGCTCGCCTGGTGGAGCAGCCAAGCTCGGCAAGGTCGACTACGACACGCCGTTCATCAAGGCCCTGCCTCCCATGGGTGAGGAATAG